The sequence catgctagaattttattagccggaaacttgatacatgtgtgaatacatagacaaaacaccgtgtccctggtatgcctctacttgactagcccgttgatcaaagatggttaagtttcctagcaatggacatgtgttgtcatttgatgaacgggaccacatcattaggagaatgatatgatggacaagacccatccgttagcatagcataatgatcattcagttttattgctactgctttcttcatgtcaaatacatattccttcgactatgagattatgcaactccagacatcggaggaatgccttgtgtgctatcaaacgtcacaacataactgggtgattataaagatgctctacaggtatctccaaaggtgtttgttgggttggcatagatcgatattaggatttgtcactccgagtatcggagaggtatctttgggccctcttggtagtgcacatcatatgaagccttgcaagcaatgtgactaatgagttagttacaggatgatgcattacgaaacgagtaaagagacttgccagtaacgagattgaactaggtatgaagataccgacgatcgaatctcgggcaaataacataccgatgacaaagggaataacatatgttgacattgcggttcgaccgataaagatcttcatagaatatgcgggaaccaatatgagcatccaggttctgctatttgttattgaccggagaggtgtctcggtcatgtctacatagttctcgaacccgtagggtccgcatgcttaacgtttgatgacgatatgtattatatgagttatgtgttttggtgaccgaaggttgtttggagtcccgatgagatcacggacatgacaaggagtctcgaaatggtcgagaggtaaagattgatatattggaaggtagtattcagacaccggaagggttccgaagtgTATTTGGTgcaaaccggagtaccggaggggttaccggaacctccctgTGGAAGATatggccatatgggccataggagggaggctaaccagcccacaaggggctggtgcaccccccacaagggaggaggccgaattggactagggaagggggcgccgcccccctttccttctcctactccctcccattcccccttcccccctccggaaaaaggaaggggggccgaatcctagtGGGCTCCCCCCGCTTGGGGCACGCCTAGGCCTGCCTCCTCtacctccctcctttatatatggagggaGCGCTCCTATGAGACACAACAAttgctcttagccgtgtgtggcgccccctccataatttacgcctccggtcatattctcgcggtgcttaggcgaagccctgcgcggatcacatcaccatcaccgtcaccatgccgtcatgctgacggaactcatctactcctttgaccctctgctggatcaagagctcgagggacgtcatcgcgttgaacgtgtgcagaactcagaggtgccgtatgttcggtactcgaccggtcggaacgagaagacgttcgactacatcaactgcattgagcaaacacttccgctttcagtctacgagggtacgtgaacacactccccccctctcgttgttatgcatctcctagctagatcttgcgtgagtgtagcaatttttttgaaattgcatgctacgtttcgcAACAAGAATGCCCTATGCGTTGTGGCGGGAATGGTTCTAAATGAAGTTGTTTGCAAAGCACATGCGAATGGTAGAACTAAAGATTAAATGCATGTTAAACTTAAGAGTTAACTAATTTGTTGCCTATGGATGCCAATAGTACAGCGTATAACCAACTTGTTAAAACAAAGATATTCCAGGGACTAGATTTGCAAATTACTTGATTTGAGCAGACGACTACAAAAAGTTAAAGACTAAAATAAGGAAATGTTAGTTATTGTCATTGGCATTTCATCAAACAGATGTAGGGCACCAACGGAGACAAAAAATAAGACACGTGATTGGGCAGCACAATTTTTTTCTTGAATACAACATCATGTGTAAAGGTTTATCATCATTTCATAGAAGAAGGGACAAGTGGCCAGAACAACGCCAAATGGTAGATAGAATGCCAAAAGACAAGCAACTCCATGCTAATCCCCGAGATTAGAACCCCACCTACTACAATCGAACAACAAGGGAACTCGCCTTGCCCGACCTCTAGCCAAGAAGGCGGGGAAACAGGCTCACAAAGCAAGCAAGCCACGTCACTACCAATGCAGTACACAACCAAGACGCAACATCGACCATAGGACTAACTGGGTTAATGCACCACCCCGCTTATAACACCTAGAGAAGTCGGCAAGTGGGTGGCAGGGAGACACGACCATGGCCATTGCATTGGCAACGACATACATTGCGCCTCGGAGGCCCATGACTTGAGAGGCAGCCCTAAGCGAAACAGAGCCACCCCAAGCTCCAACTCCGAGGAATCCGCAAATAGCCAAGGCAGCGCTTTCATGAAGGGCATGGCGTCGTGATGCCACCATTGCCTGCTTCGACGAACCAGAACAAGGGTTTCCCCCCGACACTCAAGGAGAGACACGGCCATGGCCATGACAGTGCCCCCGAGGAGGACACGTCACTTGCAAGCGTCGCCGCTGCCATCATCCAGCTTGGGCCGACCCAGCCCACAATCCCTCTtctggattttatttttttattttttgtatttattttctttattcatctttattttttcttttctttttctttttatttattttcatgaatattttttcaaattgtgattgttttttaaattttgttttttcCCATCAAATTCAAATTTCTAACCTTTTTTTGAGGGGGACCTGCGAGCGGAGAGCTCCTAACCGGCGCTCTCAGCGCCGGTTGCTCGTACGGGCGCCCGAAGGGCGatgcgactgggccggcccagcaaaattTCAACGATACAGGCTGTTTCAGGGGGTAGCGCCAAAAAGTAAAAAATAGCAAAAATTTGTTCACCTCAAGAATGGAACTCCCGTCGTGACaacagtgaacaaaactactgCTTACCATCTTACCAACGACGTGCTACTGACAAGTTCCAGAGCGAATTATTTAAGTACTTTTTCTAGCCGCGCAATTTATTACACATGTAAACATTACTGCATCACATTTTCCTATTACGAGAAAAATGtctatcgattttgaaaaaaaaatcatccgTTTGAAAAATAGTTCACCAATCTTGAGAGAAaagttcacatatttgaaaaaggatcatcaattttaaaaaaaattagcgaTTATGAAAACAGTTCATCAACTTTGAAaatagttcacgaatttgaaaaaaagttcatcaactttaaAAAAATATCATGATTTTATAAAAACAGTTCATCGGTTTCAAAAAAATATTCCAAAAgtgtgaaaaaaagttcattgaatttgaaataaagttcatcaattctaaaaaaagttcatcaattttaaaaaaagttcatcaaatatgaaaaaagttcatcgattttgaaaaaaaatcatcggatttgaagaaaagttcatcgaaattaaaaaaagttcatcaaattgttAAAAAGGTTCactgaatttgaaaatagttcatagaTTTGAAGAAGAATTTCATAAATTTGGTAAAAGTTCGTTGAAcctaggaagaagaaaaaagaaaacagaaaaacgaACATAGAAGAAAAAAGAAGGACGAAGAAGAAAGGGATAAATAATGAAGTCTGCACTTCAGTTCTGGGTGGCGGGGTGGTTAGTACAATGTGCAACGAAGAAGGAGGTCGGTTGTTCGAATCCCAGTGCGCACCCTTTTCTTTAGTTTTCGTTTTTGAAAACTACAATAAGCTAAAAGGGCCGGCCCATACAGAAAATAAGAGATCGGGGGGTGTGCGCCCCGTACGAAATGAACTATAttcggcgcttaaggcgccgaacaGGATTTGGCCTGCGGGCGCCGTTTATTGCCATATGGAGAAGCAACTCACGTCCCTACGGCCTAGTTCAGCCCGGCCCATTTCTAACTGGCCATTTTGAGCGCACGGTTTCCAACGCGAAGCGCCCACTCTCCCCAACCCCGTCCGCCGCACCACCTTCGAGAAGTCTCCATCGCCTCCACCACCACCAATGGGGAAGAAGGGGCGGAAGCCGACGGCGACGAAGGGGGAGACTGGGGGGGCTTCCGCCGCTCTTCGAGGCCGTCTCCGACGAAGGGAGGGTGCTGACGATGCTCGACGTGGACCCCGCCACCGAGGATCCTGCCCTCCTCGACGCCATCAGGTACGTGCGTAGACGCCATGGACGCTCGCCCAAGTCGTAACCCACGAGCACGCGCATGCTTATATTTCTACTACGTGGACGGAGATGGTGAGGACGGTGGCTTGTCTTCCCTGCTTTGCGTTGTGTTGAGATAAGGTGAGGTTTTGGTCTGTCTAGGGTTTACTGGCTTCTTCGAGAAGAGAATGCCATGACACGCGTGGTTCTTGTTGGGTTGGATGGAGTCAATCCAAATGTATCTGATAGGTTTAATCTACTGGTGCAAAGGGTTGGATTTGCAAATGGGTGAAAGGGGCGATCCGTACTAGTACTGAATTCTCTGACGAAAATTGAGATGGGAAATTTGTTGATGATTTTTTGTGTACCCAACCGAAGTTTCAAAAATGTGCTGTGAATAATTGTATGTACAAATGATTAATCGCCCTTGTAAGTTGGGTTCTTGTTCGGTTGACAGAACCAGTCAAATGTTTGTTTCAGGCTGAATCTTCTACTGCGAAATAGAGTCACCACAGTAAGGCTTGACTTCTACAAGCGTTGAATGCTGTGAGAAATGTGAAATTTGTAGATGATTTATCAGGTATTCAATAGACAGTTCAAAAGCAAATGTAGTGTATACAATTGGTGTATTGTATTGTACCCCTTTATCTATTAACGAAAAAAATTAAGCAATTTGTTTGGCTGGTGGCATAGGGGCATCACCATTTCATGTTGAACCAATCCACTCACTTAATTTTTATTGAAGTATAGATCCCAGATGACATGGCATTTCATATGGCGCTTTTTGTAGTATACACTTGGTTCCATTTCACAATAAAACCACAGAGTTTGCATGGTTCAGGCATAAAGATGGGCCCACCAGTGAGAGAAAGAGATCAGCATCAACAATATTACAGTCCTTTCAGTTCCTATAGCGTTGTTACTTGCTACTTCTTATTTTGACCTGCCCCGTGCATTGTGTTGGCATCCTATGCTTTTGGGTCTCAGAACAATGCTGATATTTTGGGTTTAACGTGATTGCATCTTGATGAATGATGGACCCTGTTTGCTAGTTATTTCACAATAGcttataaaatactccctccgttcctaaatatttgtctttttagagatttcaaatggactaccacatacggatgtatatagacatattttagagtgtagattcactcattttgctccatatatactcacttgttgaaatctctagaaagacaaatatttaggaacggagggagtacttattaaaGTTGTTTGTTACAGACTTCCAGTAACTATAGGTGCCAGTTTTCCATTTTAAGCTCTTTCAAGATACTCCAGATGCTTTGATTCCCTCTCAGTGTATGCCATTTTTTGTTTGACCTGCTGTGTTTACTTGCGATTTCTCAGGAAGAAAAACAGCGCTGCTCTGATCTCCATGCTTGATCCCCGTGATGAGCTCTCAGCGGAAGACAGTACAAATGCAGCTGGTGCTGTTTGGTATCTCGTCATAAATGGCAACCACATAACTCGCAATCTGAATCTGCTGACGGACCTCACGCCTGTGTGTGACCGTTGGGTCCGTAATCTCTCTGGGACAGGCCCCCCGATGCAAGTCTGCGCTCGGGGATCGGTGAACTGTAACAGGATCAAGCTTGATGACGTATGGTATGTTCCTGGGGTCACCGATAATATGATGGCGGTTGCCCATCTTACCCGTACCAATAAAGAACTTAAAGTCAGAGTGGATAGCGATGGCTGTTCTGTTGTGCGGCGTGATGGTGCTGTAGTTGGCAGAGGGCATTCCAAGAACGATCTGTATGAGCTCGACTTTCTTGACGCCATTAGGTACACTCAACACTTGCCTGAATGATTTTTCTATGGTTTCTTGCCATGCTAATAAGTTGTCATGGTAGTTAGTTGACTTGGACGTGCTAAGCTGTGTCCACAAATACAGAATTGTCATGTGTGGAAGCATGGCTCAAATATCGTACATTGTTAGTTTATTGAGCTCTAAGCTCTTGGCTCATAGGTGTAAGATAAGCTGTCCGCTATGAGGGCAGGGAAGTTTCAGTTAAATGATATCGTCAAATGTGTCATTCCTGCCATGGACAGATAGAATGAGACTAGTTTTGCATATATATTCTTATGAAACAATTTTTTATGCTCTTGTTATCAGTTGAAATGCATCACACTAGAAGTTAAGAGACTCACCAAGGTAGTTGCATACAAATTTACAAATAATGCCACATATTTTTTTTAGAAATGATGTGAAAAATTAGAATTACAAGTAACtgtaaacatgattttttttctagaatggCCAGTAGAATAGACAATTAATTGTATGCTTTCCTTGCATACCTCACGCACCATGTATGATGCGACGACCATCACATATAGTGGAGATTGTGTCAATAACTAAAATCCAGAGCATAAAGTGAAGAATAAGTTGACATTGTTTTTGTAGACCTTCGTAGTTGTAAATCCATATTATTTAACCTTGGTTTGGTCTGAAATAAGATTAAGATGATCGGTTGGATCACTCAAAACCGGCAGTCCTTATTTAAGTAGTTGTACCCTAAAATTTCCCTAGTTTGTTACCAAGTCAACTGTCTATATCTTTGCTAGATTAGGGTTCATGGTTCACATTGTTCATAGTATGATTTAGTTACTCTACTAGTCTACTTTGATGGTTACCTATGGTTGTCTATTGCCTTTGTTTGCTCGACTTCTTAATCAGCAAGATATTTATGACGCGAAGAATGCTAACATTTTCTCCTGTATCTGATCAGTGGATCTTCTTGGTACATCGTCTCGAATGCTGCTGAACACATGACCGGCAACCTGCACCTCCTGACGAACTTCACTCCCACGTGTCTGGGCCGCTCAGTCCGGACACACACGGGTGCGATGCTGCAGGTGCGTGGCAAGGGGTCCCTGAGCTCCACCCAGTTCGCCGTCCCTGGAGTCAGCTACGTCCCAGGGCTCACAGAGAACATCATCTCGGTGACCCAGCTCACCGACAGCGGTTTCACCGTTGCGTTTGGGCCCCATGGCTGCACTGTCATGAGGAACCGCGACGGGGCTGAGGTTGGCTACGCGTTCAATGCGGGCAGCCAGCTGTACCGGCTCAACCACCTCAGGGTCGCTGCCAGCAAGTAGCTTGTCAACCGAAAGTTGTGAGAGTAACCGGCCGTATGAGTTGCTAAGATGAAGAGGAAGTTTAGCTGCAGG comes from Triticum aestivum cultivar Chinese Spring chromosome 5B, IWGSC CS RefSeq v2.1, whole genome shotgun sequence and encodes:
- the LOC123115813 gene encoding uncharacterized protein translates to MLDVDPATEDPALLDAIRKKNSAALISMLDPRDELSAEDSTNAAGAVWYLVINGNHITRNLNLLTDLTPVCDRWVRNLSGTGPPMQVCARGSVNCNRIKLDDVWYVPGVTDNMMAVAHLTRTNKELKVRVDSDGCSVVRRDGAVVGRGHSKNDLYELDFLDAISGSSWYIVSNAAEHMTGNLHLLTNFTPTCLGRSVRTHTGAMLQVRGKGSLSSTQFAVPGVSYVPGLTENIISVTQLTDSGFTVAFGPHGCTVMRNRDGAEVGYAFNAGSQLYRLNHLRVAASK